From one Elusimicrobiota bacterium genomic stretch:
- a CDS encoding N-6 DNA methylase, whose amino-acid sequence MNNEIEIIQKLISKFDADKQILTSDTSGFTETETRIEYIDPFFECLGWDMSNKHGTPNSLKDIVREESQPNETSTKRPDYTFRIAATRKFFVEAKKPSVNIKTHKESAFQLRSYGWTAGMQVSILTNFQTLRIYNTQIAPQELDNADAGLILEIDYKDIPSKYKDLLSLFGREAVATGSLDKAYGVITVAHVNTLFLDRINNWRIQVASDLNSRYQELGLNELNDITQKVINRIIFIRMCEDRGIEGEERLRNVSKTKSYVDLKALFKELNERYNTGLFETTNDPLQNNYSIDSQIFFSIVEELYFPKSPYSFSVLNADFLGQVYELFLTKRLSFDDAKQIILEDKPLYDSREVITTPQPIVDEIVRRSFSGKLIEMRESGILNYDSLRSLRILDIAVGSGRFLLRCLDELADAALECLMKKGDFSQIYKKSEGDYRLSFVIKKELLESCLFGIDIDYNAVEVARFSLLIKLLEDENKGTLPSGKKILPNIDQNIVWGNSVVDNDFSNINRDVIESTRPLDWKTAYLPVGFDLIVGNPPYIKTEDMKVKTKYEYDYYKKKYQSPYKQFDKYYIFLERAISKLNEKGWVGMVVPNKWITIEAGNKLREMLTKNNLVAEIVDFGNELLFEGKSTYVCLLLLSKSKKDSFWYQYVRDYSVWTLTPHEKGISLDSQLLFNLRGRSWVLPASKTEALVLAKLYRNSLLLSEIVDVINGIQTSAEDIFSIEKWVERNGILNFERNNVTWEMENSITKPYLINSTSQVWSYLPIEADSRIIFPYHQNSDGEAVLIKPSDLSKKYPLAYKYFSANKERLLERDVSPPYKSDEYYCYGRHQALNVAFKSPKIIYSVNQLGDKYGIDMSGVGFASGGTAGEVALINPKSGYSLEFILGLLNQRVVEYFLRKRGSSFRGGYFSRGSAVISDLPVPKLNFSNENHLKSHERITKLVKSIIEIQKNIRSSVGREIEQLSAKKIQLMTELKSEYNSIWDFHEEDDKLILPGE is encoded by the coding sequence ATGAATAATGAGATAGAAATAATACAAAAACTCATTTCTAAATTTGATGCGGATAAACAAATACTAACGTCAGATACTTCTGGTTTCACTGAAACTGAAACCAGAATAGAATATATAGACCCATTTTTTGAATGTCTTGGTTGGGATATGTCTAACAAACACGGAACTCCAAACAGCCTGAAAGATATTGTTCGGGAAGAATCACAACCTAACGAAACGTCTACAAAACGTCCCGATTACACCTTTAGGATTGCTGCCACGAGAAAATTTTTTGTAGAGGCAAAGAAACCATCTGTTAATATTAAAACTCATAAGGAAAGTGCATTTCAACTACGTAGCTATGGCTGGACTGCGGGGATGCAGGTCTCTATTTTAACAAATTTTCAAACATTGCGAATTTACAATACTCAAATAGCACCTCAGGAATTGGACAACGCAGATGCAGGTCTAATTTTAGAAATTGACTATAAAGACATTCCTTCAAAATACAAAGATTTGCTTTCTCTGTTTGGAAGAGAAGCAGTAGCAACAGGGAGTTTAGATAAAGCTTATGGTGTTATAACCGTAGCACATGTAAATACTTTGTTTTTAGATCGAATAAACAATTGGCGAATTCAAGTGGCTAGTGATTTAAATTCGCGATACCAAGAATTAGGTCTAAATGAACTAAATGATATTACTCAAAAGGTGATTAATCGTATTATTTTTATTCGTATGTGCGAAGATCGAGGAATAGAAGGAGAAGAACGCTTACGCAATGTCTCAAAGACAAAAAGTTATGTTGACTTGAAGGCACTCTTTAAGGAGCTTAATGAAAGGTATAATACAGGACTTTTTGAAACTACAAATGATCCGCTGCAAAATAACTACTCAATAGATTCTCAAATATTCTTTAGCATTGTAGAAGAACTTTACTTTCCAAAGTCTCCATATAGTTTCAGTGTGCTTAATGCAGATTTCCTCGGACAAGTATATGAATTATTTTTAACAAAACGACTTTCTTTTGACGATGCAAAGCAAATCATTCTAGAAGACAAACCACTTTATGATAGTCGCGAAGTTATTACAACTCCTCAACCCATCGTTGATGAAATTGTGAGGCGATCTTTTTCAGGCAAGCTTATTGAAATGCGGGAATCCGGAATACTCAACTATGATTCATTAAGATCGCTTCGAATTCTTGATATTGCGGTAGGGTCAGGTCGTTTCCTCTTGAGGTGTTTAGATGAGCTTGCTGATGCGGCTTTAGAATGTTTAATGAAAAAGGGCGATTTTTCACAAATATATAAAAAATCGGAAGGCGATTATCGTTTATCTTTTGTAATAAAAAAAGAGCTCCTTGAGTCTTGTCTTTTTGGGATTGACATTGATTACAATGCTGTTGAAGTCGCAAGGTTTAGTTTATTGATTAAGTTATTAGAAGACGAAAACAAAGGGACACTTCCTAGTGGTAAGAAGATTCTTCCAAATATCGATCAGAACATTGTTTGGGGCAATTCAGTAGTTGATAATGATTTCTCAAACATAAATAGAGATGTTATCGAGAGTACACGTCCATTAGATTGGAAGACGGCTTATCTGCCAGTTGGATTTGACTTAATTGTAGGCAATCCGCCATATATTAAAACCGAAGATATGAAAGTTAAAACGAAATATGAATATGATTATTACAAAAAAAAATATCAATCACCGTATAAACAATTTGATAAGTACTATATTTTTCTTGAACGAGCCATTTCAAAATTAAATGAGAAAGGTTGGGTAGGAATGGTAGTTCCAAACAAATGGATAACGATTGAAGCGGGAAATAAACTTAGAGAAATGTTGACAAAAAATAACTTAGTTGCCGAAATTGTTGATTTTGGCAATGAATTACTCTTTGAAGGTAAATCTACTTACGTATGTCTTCTTTTACTTTCAAAGTCAAAAAAAGATTCGTTTTGGTATCAATATGTTAGAGATTATTCCGTATGGACACTTACTCCTCATGAAAAAGGGATTTCTCTTGATAGCCAATTGCTTTTTAATCTTAGGGGCAGATCGTGGGTTTTGCCAGCGAGCAAAACAGAAGCACTGGTTCTTGCCAAACTTTATAGAAATTCTTTGCTTCTAAGTGAAATTGTTGATGTAATTAATGGAATACAAACGAGCGCGGAGGATATTTTTTCAATTGAGAAATGGGTTGAAAGAAATGGGATACTGAATTTTGAACGGAACAATGTAACTTGGGAAATGGAAAACAGTATTACTAAACCCTATTTGATAAATTCAACATCACAGGTATGGTCATATTTGCCCATAGAGGCTGATTCACGTATTATTTTCCCCTATCACCAAAATTCTGATGGAGAGGCAGTATTGATTAAACCTTCTGATCTATCTAAAAAATATCCTCTTGCATATAAATATTTTAGTGCCAATAAAGAACGCTTGCTCGAACGAGACGTTTCACCACCGTATAAGTCCGACGAATATTATTGTTATGGACGCCATCAAGCGTTAAATGTAGCATTTAAAAGCCCAAAAATTATTTACTCTGTTAATCAATTAGGTGATAAATATGGCATTGATATGTCAGGTGTTGGTTTTGCCTCAGGTGGAACAGCAGGCGAAGTAGCACTTATTAATCCTAAAAGCGGATATTCCCTAGAATTTATTTTGGGGCTACTTAATCAAAGGGTTGTTGAATATTTCTTGAGAAAACGAGGTAGTTCATTTCGAGGAGGATATTTTAGTCGAGGTTCTGCCGTTATTTCTGATTTGCCAGTACCCAAACTCAATTTTTCTAATGAAAATCATCTTAAGTCGCATGAAAGAATTACAAAATTAGTTAAATCAATAATTGAAATTCAGAAGAACATAAGATCATCCGTAGGAAGAGAAATTGAGCAGTTATCTGCAAAAAAGATTCAGTTAATGACAGAACTGAAAAGTGAATATAATAGTATCTGGGATTTTCATGAAGAAGATGATAAATTAATATTGCCTGGTGAATAA
- a CDS encoding N-6 DNA methylase produces MNFKINESITKLRGGYYTPAPVAKFLSQWVLNKKPKTILEPSCGDGVFIRALNGILKYKTSFTGIELFSEEAEKAKYSATKNRLLQSQIIVSDFLDWANRKIEENTKFDAVIGNPPYIRYQYLEDKAQQLAETIFSKFDLSFTKHTNAWVSFIIASIGLLAPSGRLAMVIPSEILHVLHAESLRKFLLSECERILLIDPNELLFEQALQGTMLLLVEKKNKPYIPSKGVAILSAPDNTFLSNNPELYFQKAKYLSGDLLNGKWMKVLLSSAELNVFEKVTKYKSITRFNKLATVDVGIVTGANKFFLVNDEIVAQFKLHKYIRPMFGRSAYCPGIIYDHKIHKMNQKQGFPTNFLMFDATPIEKLPKGIRDYIKQGELLHIHTRYKCRIRSPWYKVPSLYSTAVCMLKRSHNFPRLILNKAKVFTTDTAYRICPISKDIPNLIFNFINSLTALSAELEGRHYGGGVLELVPSEIEKLFVPETRNSSISLADLDNRIKNSVRTDILFPQQDKIVLKAAGLSGSECDVLYNAWDKIRSRRQRLVSNAYEGSDFYE; encoded by the coding sequence TATACCCCGGCTCCAGTTGCAAAATTTCTAAGCCAATGGGTATTAAACAAAAAACCTAAGACCATTTTAGAACCCAGCTGTGGAGACGGAGTTTTTATAAGAGCGCTTAATGGGATACTGAAATACAAAACGAGTTTTACAGGTATAGAATTGTTTTCCGAGGAAGCGGAAAAGGCAAAATATAGTGCGACAAAAAATCGTTTATTGCAATCACAAATAATCGTTTCTGATTTTCTTGATTGGGCAAATAGAAAAATTGAAGAGAATACTAAATTTGATGCTGTAATCGGAAATCCTCCTTATATTCGTTATCAATATCTCGAAGATAAAGCTCAACAGCTAGCAGAAACTATATTTTCAAAATTCGATCTATCATTTACGAAACATACTAATGCTTGGGTTTCATTTATTATTGCAAGTATAGGATTATTAGCTCCTTCTGGAAGACTTGCAATGGTTATACCTTCTGAAATATTACATGTGTTGCATGCAGAATCCCTTCGTAAATTTCTTCTATCAGAATGTGAGCGTATATTATTAATTGATCCCAATGAATTGCTTTTTGAGCAAGCACTGCAAGGTACAATGTTGCTGTTAGTTGAAAAGAAGAACAAGCCTTATATCCCTTCAAAGGGAGTCGCAATCTTATCTGCCCCTGACAACACATTTCTTTCTAATAATCCAGAGCTATACTTTCAAAAAGCAAAGTATTTATCCGGAGACTTGCTGAATGGAAAATGGATGAAAGTTCTTCTGTCGTCCGCAGAACTTAATGTATTTGAAAAAGTTACCAAATACAAATCAATAACTAGGTTTAATAAGTTGGCAACAGTGGATGTAGGGATAGTCACAGGGGCGAACAAGTTTTTTTTAGTGAATGACGAAATTGTGGCGCAATTTAAACTGCATAAATACATTCGTCCTATGTTCGGTCGTAGTGCGTATTGTCCAGGAATTATTTATGATCATAAAATTCATAAGATGAATCAAAAACAAGGATTCCCTACAAATTTTCTTATGTTTGATGCCACTCCAATTGAAAAGCTTCCCAAGGGAATCAGAGATTATATAAAACAAGGTGAATTGCTACATATCCATACACGATATAAATGCAGAATACGTTCTCCTTGGTACAAGGTTCCTTCCTTATATTCGACAGCAGTATGTATGTTGAAGCGATCTCACAATTTTCCGAGACTAATTCTTAACAAGGCAAAAGTGTTTACCACTGATACTGCGTATCGGATATGCCCAATTTCTAAAGATATTCCAAATTTAATTTTTAACTTTATTAATAGTTTAACAGCTTTATCGGCTGAATTAGAAGGACGACATTATGGCGGAGGAGTTTTGGAACTTGTGCCTTCGGAGATAGAAAAACTATTTGTTCCTGAAACAAGAAATTCTTCAATTTCCTTAGCAGATCTTGATAATAGAATAAAAAATAGCGTTAGAACTGATATTTTGTTCCCTCAGCAGGATAAGATTGTGTTAAAAGCGGCAGGTTTATCGGGAAGCGAATGCGATGTCTTGTATAATGCTTGGGATAAAATACGCTCTAGGCGGCAGAGGTTAGTTTCAAATGCGTATGAAGGAAGTGATTTTTATGAATAA